Proteins encoded within one genomic window of Arachis ipaensis cultivar K30076 chromosome B08, Araip1.1, whole genome shotgun sequence:
- the LOC110265497 gene encoding protein ALP1-like isoform X1, whose protein sequence is MNRCAFHALCNMLKRVRRLEPSRNMGVEEMVAMFLHIIAHDVKIRVIKRQFVRSEETISRRFNDVLLAILRCHNLLLKKPQPFGQDKIDERWKWFKDCLRALDGTHIKVNVLEADKPRYRNKKGDITTNVLGVVAPDMQFIYVLAGWEGSAANSRVLRDALFRNGFSVPQGILLRL, encoded by the exons ATGAATAGATGTGCCTTTCATGCATTGTGTAACATGCTTAAAAGGGTTAGAAGGTTAGAACCAAGTAGGAATATGGGTGTGGAAGAAATGGTTGCCATGTTTTTACATATTATAGCACATGACGTCAAAATTAGAGTAATAAAGAGACAATTTGTGAGATCTGAAGAAACAATTAGTAGGCGGTTTAATGATGTATTGCTTGCTATTTTGAGATGTCATAATCTCTTACTGAAGAAACCTCAACCATTTGGCCAGGATAAAATAGATGAACGATGGAAATGGTTTAAG GATTGCCTAAGAGCCTTAGATGGTACTCATATCAAAGTCAATGTCCTTGAGGCTGATAAGCCTAGATATCGAAACAAAAAAGGTGACATAACAACCAATGTGCTTGGAGTGGTTGCTCCCGATATGCAATTTATCTACGTACTGGCGGGTTGGGAGGGTTCAGCTGCGAATTCTAGGGTATTGCGAGATGCACTATTTCGCAATGGGTTTAGTGTTCCCCAAGGTATTTTATTGAGACTTTAA
- the LOC110265497 gene encoding protein ALP1-like isoform X2, which produces MNRCAFHALCNMLKRVRRLEPSRNMGVEEMVAMFLHIIAHDVKIRVIKRQFVRSEETISRRFNDVLLAILRCHNLLLKKPQPFGQDKIDERWKWFKDCLRALDGTHIKVNVLEADKPRYRNKKGDITTNVLGVVAPDMQFIYVLAGWEGSAANSRVLRDALFRNGFSVPQEE; this is translated from the exons ATGAATAGATGTGCCTTTCATGCATTGTGTAACATGCTTAAAAGGGTTAGAAGGTTAGAACCAAGTAGGAATATGGGTGTGGAAGAAATGGTTGCCATGTTTTTACATATTATAGCACATGACGTCAAAATTAGAGTAATAAAGAGACAATTTGTGAGATCTGAAGAAACAATTAGTAGGCGGTTTAATGATGTATTGCTTGCTATTTTGAGATGTCATAATCTCTTACTGAAGAAACCTCAACCATTTGGCCAGGATAAAATAGATGAACGATGGAAATGGTTTAAG GATTGCCTAAGAGCCTTAGATGGTACTCATATCAAAGTCAATGTCCTTGAGGCTGATAAGCCTAGATATCGAAACAAAAAAGGTGACATAACAACCAATGTGCTTGGAGTGGTTGCTCCCGATATGCAATTTATCTACGTACTGGCGGGTTGGGAGGGTTCAGCTGCGAATTCTAGGGTATTGCGAGATGCACTATTTCGCAATGGGTTTAGTGTTCCCCAAG AAGAGTGA